A DNA window from Burkholderia sp. HI2500 contains the following coding sequences:
- a CDS encoding DUF1266 domain-containing protein, which translates to MIFKLIVALFVLWRIVRYFRRRGGRYRALPARKHWALLLAHPYVEATGFSGFDDADTSHLNDTSRKFLRAQMLHQMELRTDATDDDARAHLARVLETQWFRADLHALRPTDDPRAALAFACARMAFLARVAMLMGWTEPDTAWRVLLLNAQRAQDCFDSWTDFGHAYVAGRRQWVAGFRADPFGKAFDDATLQGWLAPGGGAWGHAAWPGLAAFDPEPVAQPR; encoded by the coding sequence ATGATATTCAAGTTGATCGTTGCGCTGTTCGTGCTGTGGCGCATCGTGCGCTACTTCCGCCGGCGCGGTGGGCGCTATCGGGCGTTGCCGGCCCGCAAGCACTGGGCGCTGCTGCTCGCGCACCCGTACGTGGAAGCGACGGGATTCTCGGGTTTCGACGATGCGGACACGAGCCACCTGAACGACACGTCGCGCAAGTTCCTGCGTGCCCAGATGCTGCACCAGATGGAGTTGCGCACCGACGCGACGGACGACGATGCGCGCGCGCACCTGGCGCGCGTGCTCGAGACGCAGTGGTTTCGCGCCGACCTGCATGCGCTGCGGCCGACCGACGACCCGCGTGCGGCGCTCGCGTTCGCCTGTGCGCGGATGGCGTTCCTCGCGCGCGTGGCGATGCTGATGGGCTGGACCGAGCCGGACACCGCCTGGCGCGTGTTGTTGCTCAACGCGCAGCGCGCCCAGGACTGTTTCGACAGCTGGACGGATTTCGGCCACGCGTACGTCGCGGGCCGCAGGCAGTGGGTGGCGGGATTTCGCGCCGATCCGTTCGGCAAGGCGTTCGACGACGCGACGCTGCAAGGCTGGCTCGCACCGGGTGGCGGTGCATGGGGGCACGCGGCGTGGCCGGGGCTGGCGGCGTTCGATCCCGAGCCGGTCGCGCAACCGCGTTGA
- a CDS encoding topoisomerase IV yields the protein MISSIPPLVRRLGLSAACAVPALTLPAAAHAIEPAVADRLLRTFIHDSYGNWRADRKGWQADRGDLVYSPCGSLRVATAEGPRTLLAMCGETEVAVQNGMPGMDTDATTGTIDLYVLKPAADGKTLEPVMKKTEIASGGRGEPGTVRIERLGPHLFGFVIGESDTRQGYSQRFRAIWLPVGNALVLAAARIDEALDNAESTECAHARARCEERRFEIAPDLTGAGDVYPLTVTETGTRGDRTIHARHTVKFDAARGRYVVPKALREGY from the coding sequence ATGATTTCATCCATTCCTCCCCTGGTGCGACGCCTGGGGCTGTCCGCTGCGTGTGCGGTGCCGGCGTTGACGTTGCCGGCTGCGGCGCACGCGATCGAGCCGGCGGTGGCCGACCGGCTGCTGCGCACGTTCATCCACGACAGCTATGGCAACTGGCGCGCGGACCGCAAGGGCTGGCAGGCGGACCGCGGCGATCTTGTCTATTCGCCATGCGGTTCGCTGCGCGTCGCGACCGCGGAGGGCCCGCGCACGCTGCTCGCGATGTGCGGCGAGACCGAGGTGGCCGTGCAGAACGGGATGCCGGGCATGGATACGGACGCGACGACCGGCACGATCGACCTGTACGTGCTGAAACCGGCGGCGGACGGCAAGACGCTCGAGCCGGTCATGAAGAAAACGGAGATCGCGTCGGGCGGGCGCGGCGAGCCGGGCACGGTGCGTATCGAGCGGCTCGGGCCGCATCTGTTCGGGTTCGTCATCGGCGAAAGCGACACGCGGCAAGGCTATTCGCAACGCTTCCGCGCGATCTGGCTGCCGGTCGGCAATGCACTGGTGCTGGCGGCGGCGCGCATCGACGAGGCGCTCGACAACGCGGAGTCGACCGAATGCGCGCACGCGCGGGCGCGCTGCGAGGAACGCCGCTTCGAGATCGCGCCGGACCTGACCGGCGCCGGCGACGTCTATCCGCTGACGGTCACGGAAACGGGCACGCGCGGCGACAGGACGATCCACGCGCGCCATACGGTGAAGTTCGACGCGGCGCGTGGCCGCTACGTCGTGCCGAAGGCCTTGCGCGAAGGGTACTGA